The genomic interval GCGCTGCCCCCCTAGTCCGGCCGCCATCCGATTGAACGAGTGCGCCAGTTCCGCGAGTTCTGCGGGTCCGGTCTCCTCGGTCCGGACATCGAGATCCCCAGTAGCCACGCGCGCCGTCGCCGCCGCCAGATCGCGCAGCGGTACAGCGATACGGCGCCGGAGCAGATAGGAACCAAAACCCACAAACACCAACGCCGCCATCAAGAGCACCCACGCGCCCGCCTGGACCAGCGGCAGCAACTCGCTGAGCAGTTCGTCGCGGGTGACCCGACCGATCAGGAAACCCGGTTCACCATGAGGAGGTTGAAGGCGCGACACCAGCACGACATCGGAGGCGAGCACGCCTCCGGCCTGAGCAACCTCGCGCTCGACGCGGGCCAGCTCGATCAACCTGGCCAGATCCGGCGAGTCGAGAGGGGTCTTCGGTCCGTAGCCGACCGTGAAGCCGCGGTCATCGAGCACGCGAAAATGCCCACCCAGCGCAGCGACGCTGCGCGTTCGAGCCAGCGCAGCTGCATCGTTGAGAGAATGAATACCCGCGCCCGGGCTGCCTTCGAGCTGCCGCGCACCGAGGCGCAGGCGGTCGAGAGCGGCGTCTTCCACGAGCCGGGCACTGGCACTGGTCATGACGACCGCCACGACCGTCAAACCCGCCAGCGTGAGCACCAGAAGAGACGCGATGATCTCCATCTGCAAACCGCCGCGACGGCCGCCGGTCACAGTAGACTCAGAACGCGCTGAAGCAGTCCCGGCACGAACAGGTAGACGATTCCCGCGAGCGCGAGTGCCGGACCGAATGGGATGCGTGTCGCGCGCCCAGTTCCCTTGAATCCGATCAGAACCAGGCCGTAGATCAAACCCACGAGCGAGCCCACCACCATGATACCGAGCGCCGACTCCAGGCCCAGAAAACTGCCGAGCATGGCCACCAGTTTGACGTCCCCCATGCCCAATCCAATCTGCCCGGAATACCACTCATAGCCGGCGGACAGCAGCCACATGAAACCACCGGCAATCAACAAGCCCAATGAGGCGTCCCAGAGACTCGGCGGTGGTGCAATCCAGGCCAGCAGTAGACCCAGTGGGATTCCCGGATAGGTGATTGCGTTGGGGATGATCTGATGTTCGGCATCGATGAACGTGATTGCGATCAACGCCGCGGCCAGCAGCCAGTCCACGAGCAGGCGGGCGCTCAGAGCCTGCTCGACTCCGATCCAGCGGAACATCAACGCAGCAAAAAGGAGCCCGGTCGCGGCTTCGACCAGTGGATAGCGGGCGGAGATCCGCTCGCCACAACTGCGACAGCGCGCGCGAAGGGCCAGGTAGGAGAGGATCGGAATATTCGCCCACCAGGCAATCGGCGAGTTGCAGCCCGGACAATGGGAGCCTGGCCACACCAGTGACTCATCGCGTGGCAAGCGGTAGATCACGACGTTCAGGAAGCTTCCAATACAAGCACCGAACAGAAACGCCATCCCGATCAGGAACAGCGGTGTATTGGGTGGGCTCATCTGCGAGACGATAGCTGCGCCGCTATCGGAAGTCCCGACGTTGGAACAGAACCATTGCGCCCGACAAGAGAACGGCGGAGTAGAGCATCGCGTACAGCGCCGCGAGCGAGATGCGAGCCATCTCGATGGGATTTCCCGCCGACGCATCCGCTTTGATGTCGAGCCTGTCCAGGTTGGGCAGTGTCCAGTAGAGCGCCTCGGTGACCGCCCGCAGTCCCGGCGCCTCTGAGCGCAGACCAAAGGCGCGCACATCTGCCAGCAAATGCCCGATGATCCACAACGCGACGGTGAACATGCCCGCAAGATAGGGAGTGGTGAAACTCGAGAAGAAGATCGCCACGGCCGTGATGAGAGCGAGTTCCAGATAGATCAATCCGATCGCCCACATGAGCCCCCAGCTGAACTCGGAACCCATGAACAGAAGCACCGCGATGAAACACACGCTCATCAGACCGACTTCCATCGCCAGTAGCGTGAGCAGACCGCAATACTTGCCGAGCAAGAACTCCCAGCGATGCACCGGTTTGGCCAGCATGGTGTAGACCGTCTTCTGAGACATCTCGCGATGTACGAGATTGATGCCCACAAAAATCGCAATCAACACACCGAAGAAGGCGATCGAGGACAATCCCATGTCGCGATAGATCCGATCCTGTTCACCCAGGTGCAGCTGCGCCAGCAGGATCGAACTTCCGATCATCAAGGCGGCAAAGAACAACAGGTTGTACAAGAGCTTGTCGCGAACGGCCTCTCGATAGGTATTCTTCGCCAGGACCCATATACGGAGGGCCGAGTTCATGCCTGGTTCTCCTGCTTGACGCCTTCGAGCAATAGATCTTCGAGGCTCCGGCGTTGCGGTATCATGCTGCGGACTCTGCCCTTGGCCGCCCGTACCTGATCGAGTGCGGATTCCGCGTCGTCCTCGCTTGCGAACTCGAACAGGAAGCGCGGCCCCTGCTCGACCGCACGGCGCGCGGTGCCGCTGAGTTCGTTGAACATTCCGCCATCGATACCCTCGACGACCATCTCGACTCCATCGATCTCCTGTCCGAGAAGTTCGTCGAGATATCCCTGCTTCACGACCCGTCCGTGCAAGATGATCGCGACCTGATCACAGATCATCTCTGCGTCCTGCAGAATGTGCGATGAGAAGAATACGGTCTTGCCCTCTTCGCGAAGGGAGAGAATCAAGTCGCGTACATCTTTGCGGCCCAGCGGATCGAGACCCGACATGGGTTCGTCCAGGATCAGCACGTCGGGATCACCGATCAGTGCCTGAGCCAACCCCGCCCGTTGCTTCATGCCCTTGGAGAATCGTCGAATCTGTTGGTCGGCCGCGTGCGGTATACCGACGCGCTCGAGCAGCGCGGGAATCCGCTCGCGCCGGACCTCCGCGGGAATGCCCAGAAGCGATCCGTGGAATTCGAGAAACTCGGACGCGGTGAGGTATTCGTGAAAGAACGTGCCCTCCGGCAGAAATCCCAGGCGTTCGCGACTCGCGGGCAGGCTCGATGGCTGTTCGTGCAACCAGACCCGACCTCTGGTAGGCAGGACCAGACCCGCCAACATCTTGATCGTGGTGGTCTTGCCCGCGCCATTGGGCCCGATGAAGCCGAAGATCTCACCCTCGCGCACGTCGAGATCGATGCCTTTCACGGCTTCTATCTCGCGCATCCAGAAGCCGGTGCGGAAGGTCTTCGCCAGATCTTTGGTTCGAATTGCGCTCACATCATCTCCCTAGCGCTTGAGCTTCAGTTCTTCGTACTCCATCTCGGTGCCGGCTTTGCCCGCACGGATGAAGTAGCTCTTGCCCATTGGATCTCGCGGCTCCGCAGGCAGCAGCTTGGCCTGAACCAGCGTGGCCACGTTTCTCGGATCGCTGCCGTTCGCCTCTCGGTAGCGGGATATCGCGCGATCGATGAGTCCGATGTCCCGGGTGATCCAGATATCGTGTAGGCGGCGTCGGAGCTGTTTGCGTACCCGCGGATGTTCTTCCTGCTGCAAGCGAGCGTGGATGAAACTCATCGCGGTGGCCGGGTCGCCCCCATGGGTGTAGAGGCGCGAGACGAGGAGTTGAAGATAGGTCGGGCCACCGAGTTCCACCGCCCGTTTCAGGTGCTTCGCACCCGTCGCAAAATCATTGCGATCCATGAAGTAGTTGAAGCCGAGCAGGAAATGGATGCGCCAGTAGTCGCTGTTCTCGGCGCCCTTCTCGAGCAGACGGATGGCTGCATCGGGATCCCATCTCAGACCGTTGAGAACCGAACTCATCAGCACGTAGACGCTGTCGAATTCCGGGTCGATATCGGTTACGAGTTGGGCCAGGCGCTCTGCTGCAGGATAGTTCGCAGCGGCGGCCACATCGTCGCCCACGTAGTGGGTCGTCCGAACCCAGAAGAGGTCCGCCACCAATCGCTCGAAACCGAGCGAGAGCACCCGCACGACGTTTCCATCGGGAAGAGGTCCGATCTCTCCATCGGAAGCTTCCTCGACGATGCCCGTCTCGAGCATGAGGTTGATGCGATGAACACCCCAGCCCGCGATGAGCATCGCGGGAACGAGCACCCAATGAAGCGCATGTGAGCGGAAAAAAGACATCTCGAAGGAGATAATCGGGGACGCCAGAAGCGATCTTTAGATGAGGATCGAGTCGGCGAGAGTGACGGAGCCGTCCTCTAGAATACGCTCAGGCCATTCATCGGTTCGTCGCACGGACCGACCTGGCCGGTCATGGGCAGACCGTCCCCGGCGTTGAGGACTTCCGAGCAACCCAGGGGTCCAGAACTCATGGCCGCACCCGAGTTGTCGGGTCGCTTCACACCCCAGAGATTCAGCACACCGTCGCCATCGAGATCCGATTCAGCGGCGGCAAAGTACTGTGCACCCGTGAGCGGAACAGTTCCGTTCGTCGAAACTGCATAGTTGAAGTAGACCTCCCCCTCCGGCTCCCAGCCGATGATGCAATAGCCGGGAGAGCCACTCGAGGGGGGGAAAGAACATGCGGCACCGAAGGTGGTCTTGCTCTGCCCCGGCGGGCTACCCGCTGAGAGCGGCTGAGCCGACCAGGAGAGATACACACCCACTTCGGCGAAGTACCCGGCCTCGGCCTTGCTGATGCCCGCCAGGTTGAGGCGGCCTTCGGCAGCTTTCGTTCGCAGCTGCACGCGGATGAAATTCGGAATCGCCAGCGCCGCCAGAATTCCGATAATTGCAACCACGATCATCAGTTCGATCAGCGTGAAGCCGGAGGCGCGGCGGTTGCGCGTGCCCGTAGCGAACATGGGATCTCCTAGAGTCGTGCGGACGTGAGAAGTCCCGGCGGGACCCGTGGGCCCCGCCGAGACGGGTAATCCGTTCTTCTAAGGAACGAAAGGCTTCCTAGAAGATCTGGCGACCCATGCTCACGTTATTGCACGGTCCGACCTGGCCATTGATGGCCGAACCATCGGCGACGTTCAGGACGCTGCTGCAGCCCATCGAGCCGGCGGTGATATCTAACGTACCTGCCAGATCCGGACGCGAGATGCCCCAGATATTGACGTTTCCATCACCATCGATATCGGAAGCAGCGTCAGCAAAGAACTGGTTGCCGCTCGTGTTGGTATCGACTGCGTACTGGTAGAACACATCACCTTCCGGCTCCCAGCCGATGAAGCAGAAGCCCGGTGCGCTGCTTGCGGGCGGAATACTGCAGGCACTGGCGAAAGCAGACTTGACCTGACCCGGTGCCGAAGACGGCGTCGCGCTCCACGAGAAGTAGGTTCCCACCTCGGCGAAGAACGACTCCTGCGCGGTACGGATGGCCGCGAGGTTGATCTTGCCCTCACTCGCCTTGGATCGGAGCTGGAACTTGATGAAGTTCGGGATGGCGATTGCTGCGAGAATACCGATGATCGCGACGACGATCATCAACTCGATGAGGGTGAAGCCCTCGCGCTTCTTCAGGTTCTTGAGAATCGAATGCATTGGGTCTCCTTGATGACTCTGACTACGACCAGGGGCTCTTCTGAAGACCCCGTGCCGTAAGAATACGGCCGGCCTCCGCTGAGCTAGAGCAAGCACCGTGCCGGAACGGCACTGCGCATCCGGGAAGCGGCAGGAGCCGCCGTGGAAGCCCGAAGAATCTGGCAATCGTGCTCATCTGACGTCAAAGGTCGCCACCTGACCAGAAGCTACAAAGTGACGATTCCCGCGCTTTGCGGTGACGCGTCTCGTCACTCCAGTCCGAGTTTCTCGAGCCGGTAGCGGAACGAGCGAAAGCTCACGCCCAGAAGTGCTGCTGCGCGTTTCTTCACGCCATCCGTTCGCTCGAGGGCTGCGCGAATCAGTGACGCTTCGTACTGCGCAAGGGTTTCTTCCAGATCCATCCCCTCTTCTGGGATGGCGCGAACCAGCGGATTCTGAGATTCGGAGAACACCGTACCGGGAAGCTGCTCGGTTCCGATTTCCTCGGAACGCGCCAGGGTCACGGCCCGCTCGATGATGTTCTCGAGCTCACGCACATTCCCGGGAAACGCGTACCCTTCGAGTATTTCGATCGCTTCTGCGGACAGGCCCGTCACGCGCTTGTCCTGCTCATTTGCAAATCTCTGGACGAAGGAGTGGATCAGCTGCGCAACGTCTTCAGGCCGATCCCGCAGCGCAGGCAGCTCCACTTCGATGACGTTCAGGCGATAGAACAGATCTTCGCGGAATCTCCCCTCGCGAACTTCGTTCTCTAGACTGCGGTTGGTCGAACATACGATTCGAACATTTACGCGGATATCATTGGTCCCGCCAACCCGCCGGAAGATTCGCTCCTGGATCGCCCGCAAGAGCTTGACTTGCAAGTTGAGAGGCATCTCTCCGATCTCGTCGAGAAACAGCGTACCCTTGTCGGCGATTTCGAACAGACCTTGTTTGTCGGAAGTCGCACCCGTGAACGAGCCGCGCATATGCCCAAAGAGCTCGCTCTCGAGCAGGTTCTCGGGGATCGCACCGCAGTTGATCGCAACGTAGGCATTGTCTTTCCGATCGCTCAGCTTGTGAACGGCCCTTGCCACCAGCTCCTTGCCCGTGCCGCTTTCGCCCGTGATCAGCACATTCGTCTTCGACGGCGCTACCTGCCGTACGAGCGCAAAGACATCCTGCATCTGACGCGAGCGTCCCACGACCGAAGGCAGGCTCGTCTGCTCGCGAATCTGCCGTCGCAATCGCTCGTTTTCCGAGCACAATTCCCGCTTCTCGAGCGCCTTGCTCACAACCAGCCTGATCTCATCGATCG from bacterium carries:
- a CDS encoding ABC transporter permease, which translates into the protein MNSALRIWVLAKNTYREAVRDKLLYNLLFFAALMIGSSILLAQLHLGEQDRIYRDMGLSSIAFFGVLIAIFVGINLVHREMSQKTVYTMLAKPVHRWEFLLGKYCGLLTLLAMEVGLMSVCFIAVLLFMGSEFSWGLMWAIGLIYLELALITAVAIFFSSFTTPYLAGMFTVALWIIGHLLADVRAFGLRSEAPGLRAVTEALYWTLPNLDRLDIKADASAGNPIEMARISLAALYAMLYSAVLLSGAMVLFQRRDFR
- a CDS encoding sigma-54-dependent Fis family transcriptional regulator; this encodes MPVRCTFQGVRVARILIVDDETSMQEFLEILLQREGHDVVACGSAEQAILAIEGDEFDLVISDLRMPGMSGLELLEHIQDNAPETTVILITAHGTTESAIEAMRYGAYDYLTKPCSIDEIRLVVSKALEKRELCSENERLRRQIREQTSLPSVVGRSRQMQDVFALVRQVAPSKTNVLITGESGTGKELVARAVHKLSDRKDNAYVAINCGAIPENLLESELFGHMRGSFTGATSDKQGLFEIADKGTLFLDEIGEMPLNLQVKLLRAIQERIFRRVGGTNDIRVNVRIVCSTNRSLENEVREGRFREDLFYRLNVIEVELPALRDRPEDVAQLIHSFVQRFANEQDKRVTGLSAEAIEILEGYAFPGNVRELENIIERAVTLARSEEIGTEQLPGTVFSESQNPLVRAIPEEGMDLEETLAQYEASLIRAALERTDGVKKRAAALLGVSFRSFRYRLEKLGLE
- a CDS encoding prepilin peptidase, with the translated sequence MSPPNTPLFLIGMAFLFGACIGSFLNVVIYRLPRDESLVWPGSHCPGCNSPIAWWANIPILSYLALRARCRSCGERISARYPLVEAATGLLFAALMFRWIGVEQALSARLLVDWLLAAALIAITFIDAEHQIIPNAITYPGIPLGLLLAWIAPPPSLWDASLGLLIAGGFMWLLSAGYEWYSGQIGLGMGDVKLVAMLGSFLGLESALGIMVVGSLVGLIYGLVLIGFKGTGRATRIPFGPALALAGIVYLFVPGLLQRVLSLL
- a CDS encoding ABC transporter ATP-binding protein; amino-acid sequence: MSAIRTKDLAKTFRTGFWMREIEAVKGIDLDVREGEIFGFIGPNGAGKTTTIKMLAGLVLPTRGRVWLHEQPSSLPASRERLGFLPEGTFFHEYLTASEFLEFHGSLLGIPAEVRRERIPALLERVGIPHAADQQIRRFSKGMKQRAGLAQALIGDPDVLILDEPMSGLDPLGRKDVRDLILSLREEGKTVFFSSHILQDAEMICDQVAIILHGRVVKQGYLDELLGQEIDGVEMVVEGIDGGMFNELSGTARRAVEQGPRFLFEFASEDDAESALDQVRAAKGRVRSMIPQRRSLEDLLLEGVKQENQA